GAGTTCTAGACTttgaggattgttcaaagtgTTAAAGACTGCAGGAGATGGGACATCTTGCTGCTATTCTTTGTTTtatatatgcctatattttgattagagggttagagaggtgttttatatttttgacgtggatgtcgctataaaagccttattgtaaaaaccttgatcattatagtgcatttgcttcctgtggtggaaggacactggatgtaggcttggccgaaccagtattaAAACTCAGCggttgatctttctatccctactctgttacattcagTCGACTTTGTATTTTGTTCATCCGATTATATTCTGCTGCACTACAaagtctttttccttgcgtttcaagaaagcttttaaaggcatttactttgcgaaaaagatttaaagaaaacattatttttgtgtttcaccaattcaccccccctcttggtattGAAGCTAagcattctattttcaacagtttctaaacaaatacttcccacagtcaaaagtaaacaaaggtaagcaggaaatttcttctttcaggcagggcatggatgaaacactaggtcaagcatgggaccGATTTAAAGGCTTGTTGAGAAAGGCACCCACTCATGGTTTTGATTAACCTACAATAGTCATtctattccttggaggtctaagctcacaaactaaattgatgctagatgcctcagctggaggtaatatcaagtgcaagactccagaggaagcctatgattttattgaaaatttggCTATGAATGATAttgagatgcatagtgaaagaactCAATTGCAACAAAAGGGAGTTCTACATttgcaatctcaagatgctctgttggcacaaaataagattgtgactcaacaactggagactctaatgaagaaaatctctcaatttcCAAGGTAGTTGCAGAACGTTTCTCAAGTTCAAAAGCAACTTTGTGAgttatgtggtggtgatcatattaatggtcaatgtgctatACCAGAAGTGACCCAAGAagaagtcaattttatgggtCAAGGTATCAATTTCACCAAGGTAattacaaccaagggtggaaagctcacccaagcatgggtcaagggcaAGCTGGGCAATAcaatagaccacaacaacaataGCAACAGTGGCAACAACAACCTTCATTATATGAGAGGACTCCAAAGTTAGAAGAGACACTCCAACAATTTATGCAAGTGtctatctccaatcacaaaagcACTGAAGTTGttataaggaatttggagatacaagttggccaactggctaaaaagttggaggaaaaatatgaaaagcagtttggggctaatactgaagttaaccctaaagaGAACTGTAATGCTATCATACGAATTAGTAGTGAGAgattggaagagagaaaaatagagtgaaaagaaaaagatgagttgagtgaaaagaaagaagaaagtgagaGGAAAAGTAAGGTtgagaggaaggagaagaataaagacaaggaagaaagaaaataagaagaagagggagagaagaaagagagaaaaattgagaaagTTCTTCCTTACCCTAAAGAGTTTactagaaaggaaaaaaaagagacaaTTAAGGTGTTTTAAGAAGATGTTCAAGAAATTGGGGATTACCATTCCACTGATTGAAGCATTACACCAAATCCCTGCATATGCGCAAAATGGTTGAAAAAGCctctcaaaaagaaaaaaatatgtagaTGAGGGAACCATTGAAGTACAGGGAAATTGCAGTGTGATTTTGGAAAAGACACTCCCTCCGAAAGTCAAAGATCcgggaagcttcactattccttGCAAAATTGGAAAGTGTAATGTAGGGAAAgctctaattgatttaggggctaGTATCAACTTGATGACCTTATCCATGctaaagaagattggtggtttTGAGGTCAAACCGACAAAGATGGTATTGCAAATGGAGGATAGATCTATCAAAAATCCCCATGGAAAAGTGGAGGactgataatagttgaaaaactgttattttcatgcttaaaattgatactaaaagtaacctttaacacttagaaactagcttggaatcatgcttttgttcatatttttggaaataagagagctggacaagtttatgcttgattttagtgttttatgcaggttttaaggtgaatttggtgaaagaagtgaagaaggatagagatggaatcagaaaagaactcaaaaagtgtaaaagcaaaagccgcaagtaccgctgagcggcagtttaccgctgagcggcactcaggaacacccgttggctccgctgaggggtgaaaatgcagctgaggggaaaattgactttgcgctagtaccgctgagcagcagtttaccgctgagcggtggtattttgggcttaggcccacttttctgtaattttacgaatagtatataagctttaggacttcctagggtttgtatctttggctggagacgaagtaaacacacacctttccaccccttggaggaagatcttggatgctaaggctaccttctcatctttcctatatggaatttgtgttttaacatcttattttaagatacatgctttctttcatcattagttagggtttttcctctttgcttaaagcttgcattgtttaactcattcaatgccatgattattgattttgtcgatatgggaacgtacaggaaaatctagatccggggaatttctcccaatagcatattgcctagacataggagtatgagggttggttgccgttaagcttctgcacttcagaattaattattagggatgctaagaattgtatgaactcataattaaggataggccttcttgcaaggtgatttagagagtggtattaacatttatgaaaagaatgatgaattcctaaagtatatgagagtggataagataaaattgattaccccaacaacatactcatccatctaattcattaaagtgtttgatttcatcttttccattgatcaaattcatgcatacatgtttaattattgtcttttgcatttaaaacctacaatcaattgttcacaagtcttaaataatcaacaaatcatataactaactaggccgtgagtcctttgggagaacgatacttggtcttaccgagtttattacttgatacgattcggtcacacttgccgagggttaaacaagtttgtggcgccgtttttcggtgttcataaaatTGTCATCAAGGACGTTGTGGTGCaagttgataaattaaaattctcgGTGGattttgtggtaatggagatGGGGGAAGATTTGAAGATTCCTATCACTCTTGGAAGGTCATTCATGAAGACAACCAAGGTTGTCATCAATGTAGATGATGGAGTTTTAATACTTAAAgaccaagatgaagaggtgattttcaatgtcttGGATGATGAGCAGCCGATTCAAGAGGAGAAGGCTAGTCCAAAAGATATAGAAGTGCTAAAGACTAGTGTATCTAAACAAGATGCTAGTTCAATCAAGAAAGGTAAGAATCATTTCTTGTCACAtgtaaaggaagaagagaaagagattcGAGAGGAGATAATTCACCAAGACTTGAAGATTGAAGATGAAGAATTCAAACCTGGCAACCCGTCAAATACAAGAACAAGTTATGGGTTATGAAGGAGATTAAAGTGAATGGAGTTATTAAGATTGAAggtccatattctagaagagtaAAGAAGGTGGACAGGAAGTTGTTAAAGacaagttggtgtgatgaaagcaaaagTAACACCAACATATAAATTTCAAACTAAACATTATGgcgtcaggctcgtgacgttaaacaagcgcttactaggagaCAACCCAGTGTTTTtgagaacttttaatttttttgtttgatatgCTTTAGTTTTAGGGATGTTTTTGTGGATTTATGGTTTGATGTGCATCAtgagtttaaatattttaagtgtGAGATGTTATGCTTGAGTTGGAAAGTCTTGAAGgagaaaaaatgtgaaaaattaaGAGTTGAAACTGAGGGATCATACCTAAAAACACTTaggaaaagcaagaaaagaggGGAGAAAAAGTAATGCGTCGTGCTGAGCGCCCCTTAgaagggcgttgagcgccagcgaCGTTGTTTGGGATTTTGGGCTTTTAAAGCTCAGCGTCATTAGGCCCATTTCACTCTTTTAACTCTAAAGTGCGCGTTTTCTCCCTCACTTCTCATTCCCATACTTTCCAGCCACCAAAAAGCTTTGATTAGGGTTCCCAACTACTTCCCcctttcatcttttcttcaaAAATCACCATCTCTACCACTCTTTACTTCAGTCCATTCactaagtttggggtttttgTGGTTGCTGTAGTTATTGTGCAGAGAATCCTTAAGTTTCCACTAGCTTTTTTGCATATTTTGAAACATTTAGGACTTTACTCAAGTAAGCATCttgcattttcaatttttaactctTGCTAGTTTTTGATTCTTGAGGTTTATGCATGATTTATGGTAGATCTATTGAATAAATGGTTGCTGGATGGATTATTGATGATTATTGCATTGTGGAAAGTGTGTGTGTGGTGCATTTGGCCAGCAAAGGCCGTGAGGGTTTTTCTGATATGGTGTTGAGGGCCCACTAAGGGGCGCTCAACGTCGGCACAGTTGTTTCTTGGTGTGTGTTTTGGTGATTCTGGTCATGTGCAGGTACCGCTGAGGGCCTTATGATTCGCCCTCAGCActagagaagaaggattttatGTTGATGGGTGTTTAGATAATAGGATGGTTATGTTGACTAGTGGGGATGTGTTAAAATGCATAGATATTATGGAATACTCATTAGTAGAATattgtgtttgattgtggtgcAGGTAAGAGGACAAAAGAGAAAGGAACATATCTATTCCAACAAATTCCTCTCACAAATGCATGAGAGGAATTTTCAAACAGTCCATAACAAGAGGCTTTTGATGGAGAGGAAGGTGGGACTAATACCCACCACGACACTTGAGTTTGGAAGAGAGCTGGGAAGGAGGCAATGGGAGAATGTAGCCTCTTACCCTTCACAGGCCAACATAGCCGTGGTGAAGGAGTTCTACACCAATGCTAGGAGATTTGGAAACAATCATGAGGGAAGAGAATTCCTTATGATGCTGACATCATCAATAGTTGCCTTGGGTCTGAATGGACTGGAGAGCAATGTAAGTGTGCTCTAACTATGGAGGAGGACATCAACTATGCTGATGTGGACCAAACACTATGCATGTCGGGTGGGAGGTTTCAGATGAACAAGAATGATACACCCATCCACATAAGGAGGACTTATTTGACCCCATGGGctaaatattggatggcatttacACATGCCAATATCCAACCTTGCTCCCATGTGTCCGATATCACTACAAATAGGGCAATATTGCTTTTCTGTGTTCTGAGAGGGCTGAATATTAATTTGGGGCAAGTCATAGCTAATGAAATAAAACACTATGCCCATTCTATTAGCAACAAGGCACCTCTAGGGCATCCTTCTCTTATCACCCATTTGTGCGAGTTAGTACGGGTGAATGTCTCACATCCTCCATTTGAACGACCCAGGAAGGAAATTGATGCTTCATACTATACCCAATACTACATGCTGGATGAAGCTGGAATACCTATGCCAGCaccttgataacagttgaaaataccattatatgtgatttaattttgatactaaatacaccattttctgcttagaaacttgcttggaatcatgtttttctgttaagttgtgtgaataaaaGAGTTGAGGTTGATTTGATGGTTTTATGATTAATTCCCCTTGTTTTGGcaaaaaatgagataatatggaaagcagagatgaagtgccaaggagatggagctcagaaaAGCCTGGAAAAGCACCAAAAGGGAGGAATGCTCGAAGCTTGGGTGCCCCGTTTGAAGGTTTAAGCGCATAAGAATaccgctcaccgcccgggcgccccttttggggcgATTGAGCGCCAGAAgtacgaagcttgggcgccatCTTTGAGGCTTAAGCGTAGAAGAgtgtcgctcaccgcccgggcgcccctttttgggcgcttgagcgccagaagcacgaagcttgggtGCCATCTTTGAGGCTTAAGCTAGGAACCACCGCTCACTGCCCGGGCGCCCTATGTGGGGTGCTTGAGCGCTAGTGACACGGGCTTGGGCCTTGTTTATGTTAATTCTTCGATCTATTTAAAGGTCCCAAAGGTCCTATGCTTGGTATCTTTGGCTTGAGgagcacaacaacacactctttcacccttTGGAAGAATATTTGGATGGAGGAGCTTCTATCTCTACTTTTAGGGtatttctatctcattcttctccattgttcatctagtttcaccatgtctatggtgaactaaactccaattgttgttgggggatgatgtaaccttgtgaacactcatgtatttgaattgattcttaataacatatgctattttttatttgtgttttatgtcgtttgtttttatttttgtgctaacaatgttttttagggttttgtgtctagtTTATGCAGGATACAGTAAGAACTAGGAGCAATAAAAGTTATGAACCTGTTCTCTAAGGACTTGAGACTAATAGAAGGCCAAGAAGAAAGAGATTATCTAGAAAACCTTCTCTAGAGGAAAATTCACAGGCCTCACAATCTGATCAGGAAAGCATGGACAACAATGGTGGTAGACGTACtttggcagattatgcaacagttgttggccctcaCCATTTTAACAGCATTGCAAAGCCAAGGGTCAATGCCACAAGTATGGAGATGAAGGCTGCGTTGATCCATCTAGTAAAGAATAACCAATTCAATGGActgtcacatgaaagtccatatgagcatctgaccacttttaatgagatctgcaataCTATGAAGCTGAATGGAGTGCCAGATGATGCTATTAGActaagcttgtttcctttctcactaggaggcaatgctaaactatggttgaactcttttcctgaAAATAGCTTGACtgagtgggaagatgtggttgcaaaattcttgaacaaatacttcccaaagtcaaaaatcaacaaagggaagtaGGAAATCTCTTCTTTCAAGCAAAGCgtggaggagacattagggcaagcatgggatagatacaagagcttgctgagaaagacacctactcatggttttgatgaagcaatggtagtcattcttttccttggaggtcttggctcacaaactaaattgatgttggatgcctcagttggaggcaatatcaagtgcaagactctagaggaagcttatgaattaattgacaacatggctaccaatgacaatgagatgcacagtgaaagaggagctccctCACAATCTAAGGGAGTTCTACAGTTATAGTCTTATGATGCCCTGCTTGCTCAAAACAAGATTATTACTCAACAATTGGAGGTTTTGACAAAGAAGCTTTCTCAGCCATCAAAGGAGTGTCAGAATGTCTTATAGGTTCAACACGAactttgtgaactatgtggtggtgatcatattaatggtcaatgtgtagtgCCCGAGAATCTCAATGAAGAGGTTAACTACATGGGCAACTAGTTTCATCCCAACAATTACAATCAAGAGTGGAAATCTCATCCAAGCATGGGACAAGGTCAATTTGGGCAAGCGGatggacaattcaatagaccaccacaacagcaacaacaataGTGGCAACAACAACTCTCTCTAGCTGATAGAACTACCAAGCTTGAGGAGACTCTCCAATAGTTCATGCATGCAACTCTCTATAATCAGAAAAGCACTAATGTTGCTATTAGAAATCTGGAGATGCAGGTTGGTCAAATAgccaagaagttggaagagatACCTATCAaaagttttggggctaatactgaagttaaccccaaGGAAGAATGCAAGGCTATTGTGAGCGTAAAAGatgagagggagaaagagaaagaaatagagagaaaagaaaaagttaagttaaaagaaagaataaaaagaacacagaaaaattgaagttgagagaaaacaaaaagaaaaaattgtaaaataagagagaaaagaaaaagaagaggttgagagaaaaaaagaaaaaattgagaaaaatcttcATCACCCTGAGGAATGttccagaaaagaaaaagagatgcaATTAGGGTGCTGAAATCTTCAGAAAATTGGGAATTAAAATTCCTGTGATTGAAGCATTGTAGTAGATTCCTAAATATGCTaagtttttgaagaaactcctcaaaagaaataaatatctagaggaggaaacaattgaggtaCAAGAAGAGTGTAGTGTAATCTTGCAGAAGGCACTTCCTCCTAAGGTTAAAGATctaggaagcttcactattccttACACTATCACGAGCCATAAAATAAGggaagccctaattgatttagggtctaGTATCAATTTAATGGCCTTATCTGttcttgaaaagattggtggtcttaaAGTCAAGCCTGCAAGGATGACTCTGTTTATGGCGGATGGATCCACCAAAAGGCCCTATGGTGTGGTGGAAGATGTGATGGTTCAAACTGACAACCTCAAATTCCTTGTGGACTTTGTagtaatggagatggaggaagatttTGAGATCCCTATaattcttggaaggccattcatgaaaacGACCAAGGTGATCatcaatgttgatgatggaactatAACACTTAAAGACAAAGAACAGGAGGTGACTTTCAATGTCTTCAATGCTGAGCAGCAAATCTAGGTGAAGAAGACTAGTCTCAAAGCTGCATGTGGAGATGCACCAGAGATTAATACTAAAGCTGCCAAGCTAGGCAAGAAAGCTAAAAAGTGTTTTTTGTCACaggtaaaggaagaagaaaaagacaacaaaggaaaaagtgTTCATCAAGACTCCCTGGAGAGACATGAAGAACTTAGACCGGGCATCCCAATGAGATTGAACAAAAAGCTGTGGATTGTGAAAGAACTTAGAACTGATGGACTGATAGAGATTGTTAGGacaattgatgttatttgtatagattttcttctatactctataactcattcaattgcatgatcattgatgttatttgtatggacacatataagtaaatctagaaccgaagaaattctcccaagagcaatattgcctaggcatagggataggaggattggttgcctttaagcttctgtgcgaatgtaatgcatgaataattgctagggagacaagacattgtaaactagtgattaggagtaggctttcttcgtcgagagatcgggtttaaggtaaattagaaagtgacattagcattaatgaagaaagatgaattcttgaatacatgagagtggataggatgaatcggaaacgcccaacaacataatcattcatattatacatcaaccgtttttgcatctttcaagtccattgatcaaaactttgcattcatgtttacttttcaTAGTTCAACAAGAATTTTTTCGAttacaagtctaagataatcaacaaatcagataactgtttaggccgtgagtcctttgggaaacgatacttggtcttaccattttattattacttgatacgattcggtacacttgccgagggttaacaagtttttggcgctgttgtcggggactcgtggtttaactattctatttgtttgattattgattaactttgacttgatttttatctttttatcttttattattttagtttatcttttctatctttttgtgctaacaattgtttctagggttttgtgttcttgtgtgtGCAGGATATAATTcggactaggagcaagaaaacttcggaacctcttcttgaaggattggacgaaagtACAAGGAGAAGGAGGATCCGAACTTccagagaattatttccttctccggaaacacttctacaaccctcaccacaaagatctaaccAGAGCACTGAAGAGATGGCCGAAGAGAACAATGTTAGACGTACTCTAGCAGATTGCACCAATGTTGTTGGctctcatcactttaatagcattgctaggccgagggtcaatgctgcaaacatggaggtgaaatcGGTGTTGATACCATTGGTGAAAAGCAACaaatttaatgggctatcacatgaaagtccatatgatcATCTCActacattcaacgagatttgcaacattgtaaagatcaatggtgtgtcGGATGAAGcgataaagcttagtttgtttcctttctcaatgGGAgccaatgctaagttatggttgaattcttttccagaaggtaGCTTTGTTGAATGGGAAACCATGGTTTCAAAGTTCCTAAAatagtacttcccacaatccaaaatcaacaaagggaagcatgagatttcttcttttagacaaggcatgaaGGAGAtgctaggtcaagcatgggatagatacaagagcttgttgagaaagacgcccactcatggctttgaaGAAGCAACtgtagtcattcttttccttggaggtcttggttcacaaaccaagttgatgctagatgcctcagctggaggtaatattaaatgcaagactctagaggaagccactgaattgattgacaagatggctactaatgacaatgagatgcataatgagagaggagctccaATTCAACAGAAGGGAGTTTTACAATTGCAATCTCATGATGCCTTGCtcgcaaaaaataaaatcataactcaacagttggagaatttgacaaagaaaCTCGCATAGTTGCGAAAGGAGCTGAAGAATGTTTCGCAGGTTGAACAACAACTATGTGAACTGTGTgatggtgaccatatcaatggttaATGTGCTTTTCCAATGGAGGCCTTAAAAGACGTAAATTTCATGGCAAATTaatttccataccgccaaggtAACTTTAACCAAGGGTTGAAACCttacccaagcatgggtcaaggtcagaatggacaagctggacaaggaggacaatttaatagacaacaacaacaaccatcacTATGGCAAAAAGTCTCTGCACTAAATGGGAGATCAAAAAAGTTAGAagacactcttcaacaatttatgtaGGTAACAATCTCCAAccacaagagcactgaagctgccaTTAGAAACTTGGAGATGCAAGTTGGCCaattagctaagaagttggaggatatgCCTGATAAAAGTTTTGgagctaatactgaggttaatcctaggaagagtgtaaagctattgtaAGTGCAGATGATAACAGGGTGaatgagaaaaaagagagtgTTGAGTTAgataaaggagaagaaaaagaagagatgataagtgaggatgagagaaaagagaaagacaagaagaggggagagaaaaaaattgagaaaaatgaaaaaattcttcGTTATCCTA
This Vigna angularis cultivar LongXiaoDou No.4 chromosome 4, ASM1680809v1, whole genome shotgun sequence DNA region includes the following protein-coding sequences:
- the LOC128196225 gene encoding uncharacterized protein LOC128196225, giving the protein MHATLYNQKSTNVAIRNLEMQVGQIAKKLEEIPIKSFGANTEVNPKEECKAIKALPPKVKDLGSFTIPYTITSHKIREALIDLGSSINLMALSVLEKIGGLKVKPARMTLFMADGSTKRPYGVVEDVMVQTDNLKFLVDFVVMEMEEDFEIPIILGRPFMKTTKVIINVDDGTITLKDKEQEVTFNVFNAEQQI